The Cucurbita pepo subsp. pepo cultivar mu-cu-16 chromosome LG18, ASM280686v2, whole genome shotgun sequence nucleotide sequence TTGAGATTATATTGTAGCATTTGAATGAGAGCAATTTTAAAgatatgataattaaaaaaaaaaaatttgaagttgatACCTATAGTTTATAAGTAATCATACGTTGGTCGACAATGTGCAGCATGTCGAGAAGATAAGACATGCTGAAAGAATCAGTATTTCAAAGCATGCATGCATTCATGTGAGTGAATAAACGAGACAAGGTATCTAGGAATGTCgagatattaatttttgaatatttattttcctattGAATTTAATTACCCCTCCTTTTGCCATAAGAATCCAATTCCTCCTTATCCCATGctaccaataaataaataaataaatatatatatatatataaagaaaaagaaaagggacaaacaaacaattttttcaatattagataataaaaatagtacattttttaatattttttttaatataaataaatcatattaattaaGCTATTACAACTTTTTACaataaaccataaaaataaaataaagttaaaatattacatttttttttaattaattaagatatatttagattgaaaaaatatttaaaaaatagagtttatatatttaatatctaaaattataaaattagttaatgaatttaattaaaaatgaaaaaaaaaaaaaaaactttaatttaattattgtttaagAATAGGGAATTTAGGGTTTGGGGCGAGAAATGGGTGAATTTGGATGCGTCAAAATTGATTGCATCCGTGTGGTGAAAAGGAAGGGATTGCTGTAATCGCGTCCATTTCCTGTCtctgttgttgttcttctgaTTCAGTTGGCTATGGCGGACGCTACATAAGCAACCAATTACGCTCTTCTCCACTGAACccacttcttctctttctcccttTCTACCTCTCTGCGTGGATTCTGGTAATTCCCATGCCAAAATATTCGCGGATCCATCGCTAGGTCTTCATGGATGCTCGCCGAGGCTCCCGCATCGTCAACCCCAAAGTTCGTCAGGTCGGATTCTTCACCCTCGACGCTCCTAATTCCCCTGACCGTTCCCTCTCCGGTCCGCCCAACTGTGTCCCTTCTCAACAATCCCTCTCTCCTCCTACCAATTCCTTGTCTCCGGTTATGATCCCCCCTCCCCGTCATCTCTCCGATAACCTTGCCTCTCGCTCTGCTGTTCTTCCTGTTCCGGCTCCTGCCAATTGGAGGAATTCTGCTGATCAGATTCCTGTTGGCAGCTATAACCCTTCCGAGACGCTGCTTGCGACGTCCCCTATGGCGTCGCCTTCCAGTAGAATTGAGGACGAAGAGCTGGAGATGTCGGAGGATTCCTCCACCTCCGTTTGGTATCGCCGGAGTGGTTCTGGGAAGATTGCCTCGAGCTTTCCTGGCGTTGGAATCCACATGGCGGCCAAGTCGTCCGAGAACTCGCAGGCGCTGCCTCTTAAGGCGTTGGAACCTAATAAGCCTGCTGGAGTTTCAGGTGACGTTGCATGGCTTTGTTGGATGGAATTTCATCTCTActctttccctctttttctttgatgcagggggggggggggggggggggtNCTGTGCTAATTTTGGGCCTCTACCTCTCTGTTTTGAGGTACAACATTCTAATGCAGTATTGACTTTATTCATCTAATTGTTACGTTTTTTGCTGTacgtttctttttcatttcaattggAAGATGGAGGTTGTGGCCCTGTTTTCATTTCCTGCACTTTACTGAATCCATTCTAtgtcttcttttatttttttctttatttgtttggATACAACCAGTCCTTACTTGGGTCGCCTACAAGCTCTCCTATGTtcaataaacaatttttttatggcCACCTCTTCAGATTTAAGGTCATAATTTCGTGGTTTAACGGTGTTAGAGCTATTTTTTTGGTGTATATGGATAGAAAGACACTACAATTTTGATGCGTAGTCGAAAAAAGAATTGAGGGGAAGGAAATGAATTTTGTGGAGTcttgaggaagaaagaagagttgAGTATGAAAAAAGCTTGGGCAATATAAGAACCATTAGAAGAGAGGTTgcagaaaattcaaagaatggGATAGGGAGGGGTATACTTTGACACTCACGCACATCAACCTATTTGGGTGGTCATTTGTCTTACTTTTCCTTTAAAGATGTGTGTAATAGTTGTACCCTCTAACTGCAGCTCAATCTGTTTATGTGCCCCTCAAAATTGTAGTAGATGGCGGACCTTGTAGAATGGTTGGAAGGTGTAATATTGgattattcttattttctgtTGTTTATTGCATAAAACTAGCATAtacaacagtaaaaaaaacattaaataatccACTTTTGATAGGAATTTGTCAATTCTTTTTTGATTCTGACGTGCTTGCATGATCTGGCCGTAGTACCCAATTTTGTACTCCTTCGATATTGATGGCCCAAAGAATTCTTGGAATCAAGgattagaaaaggaaaaaaaaaaacaatgaaattctACATGGTCGTGAACATGCTTCAATTTGCTTTCTGTCACTGGGATTATTGATTTCTCATTTCACTGCTCTTGCAGAAAAGAACGGAGGGGCATCCACAGAGGTACAGAATCGACAACCACCATCAAATTCGAAACCCCTGAAGGCAAAAACAACAAAGGCTGAAAGACGAGCTCTACAGGAGGCACAACGAGCTGCAAAAGGTTCAATTTCCATTCCAATCATTTTAAATGTACTTGGAGCAATATTGTAGTGTTGATTATTCAGAAAAACAAATCTGGTCAGCGAGGAGGCACTCTTTTGAAGTTAAGAAATGTAGAGCGTTTAGTGGGTTCAATTTAGTGCATCAATAAATCGGAGTATTTGTAGATATTGATAATTCCTTGTCTTGTgcacttaaaaatttataataccTGGATTAGCTAATTTCATGAGTAACTTTTCAATGGGTCTCACTGtttccttttatttgtttattaatgttatagaaaattttgCAAGAGCTTTTTATATAGTAGTTAGTtcatatgtttatttatttttatatatatatattttgatatatgGTTCATTGGTTTAATAAAAGGTGAGGCGAATAAGTCAGGTAATGCTCCTGGTAAAGCTGTGAAGCAGTCATTGGCTATGAAAGATAACAATGCGACGCCTTCGGTTGCACCTACTGACAAAAGAGGAGGTGATCGCACACTtgataaagaaaggaagaaagatgCTCCCCCTCCACGAATGCAGTTTGATGATAAAAATAGGGTAGAAAAGGCTAAAAAGCGAGCAGTTTTCAACCAAACTGAAGCTAGAAATAGGGTCGAATTATTTCGCCATTTGCCACAATACGAGCAGGGAACTCAGCTTCCTGATCTCGTGTCAAAGTTTTTCCAACTTGACCCTATTCATCCTGCCATTTACAAGGTgctttttttttgtggggGGGGNAATTTACTCTTGACTGGAGAATACTACAAGCATGGAATCTGTTTAGTACAGAAGAACTTGAATTAAATAGGATAATTTGTCCATGCTATGAAGAATACAAATAGTAAGTCCACCAGAATGCAAAACCTTTACATGATTCTTACTTTTCCCAATTCAAAAGAACTCATAGCTTTGCCTGTTTGATTAAGGACTGTTATGTTTTCTGATCCAATATTGATGACTATTGactgtaattttatttttatggacCTCATGCACCCACAACATGGTGATTTGCACGAATGGCTTCTTTATATGCCaacatttttgttattttatagatgaaataattaattaattgtctTTACTTTATGCTTATCcatgataaattttttgacTATTGTTTGTCTAATTTAGTTGCATATTGATACTTTATCAGGTTGGTTTACAATATATGGCCGGAGATATATGTGGAGGCAATGCTCGTTGTATTGCTATGCTTCATGCATTTCAACAGGCTATCAAAGACTACTCAACTCCGCCACAGAAGGTTCTGGGTAGAGATTTAACTGCAAAAATTGGTGGCTATGTGTCATTCTTCAACGAGTGTAGGCCACTATCTGTTAGCATGGGAAATGCTATTAGGTTTTTGAAAAACCGCATTGCCAAATTACCATTGAATCTTCCGGAATCTGAAGTAAAAGCTACGCTTTGCTCAGATATCGATCGCTTTATCAATGAAAAGATTATAATAGCGGCTGAGGTCATAGTTAGACATGCTGCTACTAAAATAAGGGATGGAGATGTTCTTCTTACATATGGATCATCGTCTGTTGTAGAGATGCTTCTATTACATGCCCATGAACTTGGAAAAGAATTCCGTATTGTGGTGGTGGATTCCCGTCCAAAACAAGAAGGGCGAGCATTGCTTCGTAGGCTCATAGAGAGGGGCCTAAATTGTACATACACTCATATCAATGCTATTTCTTATGTGATGCATGAAGTGACGCGAGTTTTTCTCGGGGCTGCTGCAGTATTATCTAATGGAACTGTATATTCAAGAGTGGGAACTGCAGCTGTTGCCATGGTTGCTAATGCATTCCGTGTTCCAGTCTTAATCTGCTGCGAAGCttataaatttcatgaaaGGGTACAGCTTGACTCAATATGTTTCAATGAATTAGGTATATATTATCATGTTATCTTCTCCCGTATTTCCTTCCAGAAGAGGGAAAATGGACAATCTCTAagcattttcaaattttgcgCAGGTGATCCAGATGCTATCTCAAAGGTTCCCGAAAGGAAGGATATAAATTATCTAGATAATATGACTGCTAAAGAACAATTGCAACTTCTAAATTTAATGTAAATCAATGATTTGACTACGATATACTATAACTAGTTATTGTACCTGGAAGTGACGTATTCTAACTTTGTGTTGTACTGTCTCAGGTATGACGCTACTCCTTCAGATTACATCTCAATGATTGTCACAGATTATGGCATGGTAAGTTTAGTTCAATCGATATACCTCTCTCTGTCTCAGGCACTTGTTCAGATACGTTCCTTTATTCCTGCTTGTTATACTTCGGATGGTTCCTCTATAatcttttcttccctttctttaGAGGTGTAATATTTGGTGcatctcattttttttgtttctccatTTCCTTGATGAAGGTTACCACTGTCTGTATTTTCTAAAGCTGTTcttaaaatttcagaaaaattctgaaaataaaaaatagtagtTTTCAGCGTCCTTTTAAGCTCCATTTGAAAACCATGATTAAGGAACGGtgagaaaaaatgaacaacAAACCAAATGGTTATCAGCTGATATCTTTTTACTCCTACAGTTTCTTTTGTTAATTTCTCTGTGCTGATTGATTCTAATTTCTATCCAGGTTGATTCTaacttctctcttctcttcttcttcctcttatCTCTCtgttcatatatttttagCATCTCTCCCTTGTCTATTTGCACACTGACACCCCTTTTTATAATGTAAGAGTTGATGTTCAGTGGTCGAAATTGAGACGGTAAGAGTTTTGGGTTTTGCAGCCTTGAGtaaaaattgtttcttattgTTCTGAACTGTAGATCCCACCTACAAGCGTGCCGGTGATCGTGCGCGAGTATCGGAGAGAGCACCTATGGATATAAGGAAGTTGAAAATGACCCTTCGTTTTGGAAGGATGGTTTACTTGTGCTAGGATGAATGATAGAGATGTTTGTTGCATGTGACCGTGCAAGAAATAGCCGAAGCATGCTGCAAGGAGTTTTTTTTGAATCACAATCTGGACTTAGATACAAACTTTTGGCTTTTATTATGCCTTActgattcaaattttgattttggtaaATTAACGGTTAGCTAAAGAGTGCGATATTGTTGCCTCTCCTCACAGTTTTCCAGGTGGTGTTCTTCTGGGAAAATATACTATGGCAGAGTAAGGTTTGAAAAGGTCGATGTTTATTGGTCGGTCGGAacacaataaataaatcatcaaCTTTGtagaatttatttgaatcaatGAATGAGATTTTAATTGTTCCTTTATTAGTCTAATGGGAaatttgaagggaaaaaatcatgttttaaGTTCAGTTCTACAATCTTTCACTTGTGTTGCAATGTCTTTAGTACATGTGAttatagtttttataattcaCTCATGGACCTAAGAAGTTGgttccttttattattattattatttttaattcgaTTGGGAGAATTCAGACAttgatattgaaattaaagcatCCATTCGAAATATTTGTTTGGGTTGAACACGTGCACTCCAAATGTTCGGTTGGCTTAAACACGTCCCCTTGCACTCGAAATTTAAACACGTCCCCTTGCACTCGAAATTTAAACACTGTCCCCTTGCACTCGAAATTTAAACACGTCCCCTTGCACTCGAAATTTAAACACTGTCCCCTTGAAATATTCGTTTAGATTGGGTTAAAGactgcacttttttttttaaagtattcaTCCATATAtctagaaaattgaaattttgaataataatttccAGAGATCTCAACATTCCcatcttaatttattttttactttttttcaagacaaaaaaaaaaaaaaaaaaaaaaaaaaaaaaaaaaaaaaaaaaaaaaaaaaaaaaaaaaaaaaaaaaaaaaaaaaaaaaaaaaaaaaaaaaaaaNNNNNNNNNNNNNNNNNNNNNNNNNNNNNNNNNNNaaaaaaaaaaaaaaaaaaaaaaaaaaaaaaaaaaaaaaaaaaaagaaagcaagaaaaataatCTGATGCAGTATTCACATGCATATATAAAATACCaaaatcttcttctccaataAAACCCAAACACAAAACTTGATtggcaaagaaaaagaaggaacgACCGAACTAACAAAACCCGGTTCAGCATCTGAGCCGGGTGAGATCTCTGGGGGAGTGGTACGAAGAAAACAAATgcatataatattataagaatataagaaattgaaattccCGGTACTACAATTAATTATGATAAAGATGAAGCTCAAGCTCCAGGAGCCGCATCTTTCACCTTACTCTGCAAATACCCTCCATACTCTCGCGCATAATCCTTCACATGGCTCGCCGTGTCGTAAATTCGGCTCCTCGCGTACTCCAGCCCCTCCGATCCTGGCGGGTGCATCCCCTTGAAGTACCTATACGCCCAGGAGAACCCCGCAGCAG carries:
- the LOC111779810 gene encoding probable translation initiation factor eIF-2B subunit delta, which encodes MDARRGSRIVNPKVRQVGFFTLDAPNSPDRSLSGPPNCVPSQQSLSPPTNSLSPVMIPPPRHLSDNLASRSAVLPVPAPANWRNSADQIPVGSYNPSETLLATSPMASPSSRIEDEELEMSEDSSTSVWYRRSGSGKIASSFPGVGIHMAAKSSENSQALPLKALEPNKPAGVSEKNGGASTEVQNRQPPSNSKPLKAKTTKAERRALQEAQRAAKGEANKSGNAPGKAVKQSLAMKDNNATPSVAPTDKRGGDRTLDKERKKDAPPPRMQFDDKNRVEKAKKRAVFNQTEARNRVELFRHLPQYEQGTQLPDLVSKFFQLDPIHPAIYKVGLQYMAGDICGGNARCIAMLHAFQQAIKDYSTPPQKVLGRDLTAKIGGYVSFFNECRPLSVSMGNAIRFLKNRIAKLPLNLPESEVKATLCSDIDRFINEKIIIAAEVIVRHAATKIRDGDVLLTYGSSSVVEMLLLHAHELGKEFRIVVVDSRPKQEGRALLRRLIERGLNCTYTHINAISYVMHEVTRVFLGAAAVLSNGTVYSRVGTAAVAMVANAFRVPVLICCEAYKFHERVQLDSICFNELGDPDAISKVPERKDINYLDNMTAKEQLQLLNLMYDATPSDYISMIVTDYGMIPPTSVPVIVREYRREHLWI